The sequence below is a genomic window from Loktanella sp. M215.
TTACGGACACTGGACGCCTGATCGAGGTCGGGCTGTTTGGCAACGAAGGGATGTCGGGAACGCCGGTCACGTTGCAGGCGTCTCACTCGCCCCATCAATCGTTCATGCAAGTTGCCGGCGAAGGATTCGCGATCGACGCCAGCACATTGCGGACCCTTCTGGACCAGAACCCGACGCTACAGCGCCACCTGCTGCGTTACGTGCAGGTCATGATCACCCAGACATCGCAGACGGCCCTGTCGAACGGACAGTCCAAGCTGGAGGAGCGGCTGGCACGGTGGCTCCTGATGTGTCATGACCGAACCAGAGGTGACATCATGGAACTGACGCATGAGTTCTTGTCGGTCATGCTTGGTGTCCGCCGCGCGGGTGTGACAGTCGCAATCCA
It includes:
- a CDS encoding Crp/Fnr family transcriptional regulator, which translates into the protein MAKRLTCPPGQNNLIHTLPRDDRALLEPHLKQVILERGFVLEEPDQAIALVYFPTSGVGSTVAFTDTGRLIEVGLFGNEGMSGTPVTLQASHSPHQSFMQVAGEGFAIDASTLRTLLDQNPTLQRHLLRYVQVMITQTSQTALSNGQSKLEERLARWLLMCHDRTRGDIMELTHEFLSVMLGVRRAGVTVAIHLLEGKGLIRANRGQIIILDRHELEDLAQSAYGTSEAEYARLIGFSPAENVEKTEQR